From one Terriglobales bacterium genomic stretch:
- a CDS encoding heparan-alpha-glucosaminide N-acetyltransferase domain-containing protein yields MAVAARAPRLDSVDLLRGLIMVFMALDHTRDFFSYLHFPPEDMTQTWPTLFLTRWLTHFSAPGFFFLAGTGAYLSLGRGRSPAKVSHFLWTRGLWLVFLEMTIIWYAWTFLPGFGFGGVIWALGWCMVVNAAILRLPMPWVVAVGAVMVGGHNLLDRVQPQMFGKLGWLWMILHQPGFIPLAPPSFIHLPPGAFFGFFVLYVLVPWIGVMALGYAFGSVLRRPPEERQRWTLRIGLAATALFVVLRAFNAYGNPSQGFIGSGAWSAQSTLGMTLVSFFNTTKYPPSLQFLLMTLGPSLIALSCFDRLAVKDKLGALGRFFVVFGRVPLFYYILHLFLIHSMAVVVAMAWGQPYEWLLHGGFFLSQPPPGYGHNLPFIYLMWALAVVILYFPCKWFMGVKQRRRDWWLSYL; encoded by the coding sequence ATGGCCGTTGCAGCGCGCGCCCCGCGCCTGGATTCGGTGGACCTGCTGCGCGGGCTCATCATGGTCTTCATGGCTCTCGACCACACCCGCGACTTCTTCAGCTACCTGCACTTCCCGCCCGAGGACATGACCCAGACCTGGCCCACGCTCTTCCTCACCCGCTGGCTCACGCACTTCAGCGCTCCGGGATTCTTCTTCCTGGCGGGCACGGGCGCCTATCTTTCGCTGGGGCGCGGCCGGAGCCCCGCCAAGGTCTCGCACTTCCTGTGGACGCGCGGGCTGTGGCTGGTCTTTCTGGAGATGACCATCATCTGGTACGCCTGGACCTTCCTTCCTGGCTTCGGCTTCGGCGGAGTCATCTGGGCGCTTGGGTGGTGCATGGTGGTGAACGCCGCCATCCTCCGCTTGCCCATGCCTTGGGTGGTCGCGGTGGGCGCGGTGATGGTCGGCGGCCACAACCTGCTCGACCGCGTGCAGCCGCAGATGTTCGGCAAGCTGGGTTGGCTGTGGATGATCCTGCATCAGCCGGGATTCATCCCGCTGGCCCCGCCGTCCTTCATTCATCTGCCGCCGGGCGCGTTCTTCGGCTTCTTTGTCCTGTACGTCCTGGTGCCGTGGATCGGAGTGATGGCGCTGGGCTACGCCTTCGGCTCCGTGCTCCGTCGCCCGCCGGAAGAGCGCCAGCGCTGGACGCTGCGCATCGGGCTGGCGGCCACCGCGCTCTTCGTCGTGTTGCGCGCCTTCAACGCCTACGGCAACCCCAGTCAAGGATTCATTGGCAGCGGAGCTTGGTCGGCGCAGAGCACGCTGGGCATGACCCTGGTCTCCTTCTTCAACACCACCAAGTACCCGCCCTCGCTCCAATTCCTGCTGATGACGCTGGGGCCGTCGCTGATCGCACTCTCCTGCTTCGACCGGCTGGCGGTGAAGGACAAGCTGGGCGCGCTGGGACGCTTCTTTGTGGTGTTTGGGCGCGTGCCGCTCTTCTATTACATCCTGCACCTGTTCCTCATCCACAGCATGGCGGTGGTGGTGGCGATGGCCTGGGGCCAGCCCTACGAGTGGCTGCTGCACGGCGGATTCTTCCTCAGTCAGCCGCCCCCGGGCTACGGACACAACCTGCCCTTCATCTACCTGATGTGGGCGCTGGCCGTTGTCATCCTCTACTTCCCCTGCAAGTGGTTCATGGGCGTGAAGCAGCGGCGCAGGGATTGGTGGCTGAGCTATCTTTAA
- the ruvA gene encoding Holliday junction branch migration protein RuvA — MIAHLRGKLLSKHPNQVVLEAGGVGYDVVISVPTFTELPEAGREVALYIHTHVREDALALYGFLRADEKRLFERLIAVSGIGPKLAITILSGMPAEQMVAAIRGNAAALLTRIPGIGRKTAERMVLELRDKLDAFAATPSTPAATPVEEDVLSALMNLGYGRPAAERALSAAAHNGKSRSFDALFRDSLAALSK; from the coding sequence GTGATCGCGCATCTTCGCGGCAAGCTGCTCTCCAAGCATCCCAACCAGGTGGTCCTCGAGGCCGGCGGGGTGGGGTACGACGTGGTCATCAGCGTCCCCACGTTCACCGAGCTGCCGGAGGCGGGGCGCGAGGTAGCGCTCTACATCCATACCCACGTGCGCGAGGACGCGCTCGCCCTCTACGGCTTCCTGCGCGCCGACGAGAAGCGGTTGTTCGAGCGGCTGATCGCCGTCTCCGGCATCGGCCCCAAGCTGGCCATCACCATCCTGAGCGGGATGCCCGCCGAGCAGATGGTGGCCGCCATCCGCGGGAATGCCGCGGCGCTGCTCACCCGCATCCCCGGCATCGGCCGGAAGACCGCGGAGCGCATGGTGCTGGAGCTGCGCGACAAGCTGGACGCCTTCGCCGCCACGCCCTCGACTCCGGCCGCGACCCCAGTAGAAGAAGACGTGCTCTCCGCGCTCATGAACCTGGGCTACGGCCGCCCGGCCGCCGAGCGCGCTCTGAGCGCTGCCGCCCACAACGGCAAGAGCCGCAGCTTCGACGCCCTCTTCCGCGACTCCCTGGCGGCGCTTTCCAAATAG
- a CDS encoding energy transducer TonB — protein MDYPPLARLARVEGKVSITARLKQEEHSSEYRVDTYEATGQPMLKEAALKNLRGWWFYCDDCKSPEDKTFQVTYEFRFDEECMESQCFMRSSTFQSDRVLVKASALEVVTTDSKQ, from the coding sequence ATGGACTATCCTCCCCTTGCTCGATTGGCTCGGGTTGAAGGCAAAGTTTCAATCACAGCCAGGCTCAAGCAAGAGGAACATTCCTCGGAGTATCGGGTCGATACGTATGAGGCGACGGGACAGCCTATGCTGAAAGAAGCTGCCCTCAAAAACTTGAGGGGCTGGTGGTTTTACTGCGACGACTGCAAGTCACCCGAGGACAAGACGTTTCAGGTCACATATGAGTTTCGGTTTGACGAGGAGTGCATGGAAAGTCAGTGCTTCATGCGAAGCAGCACTTTCCAGTCGGACCGGGTTCTTGTGAAGGCGAGTGCTCTCGAGGTTGTGACGACCGATTCCAAACAATGA